CAATGCTTGCGGTATTGAATTTTCCGACTCTGCTAGTGTTAGTTTGAATAGCCTACGTTTACTAGAGTTGGCCCGCACGAACCAAGTGGCAGGTCAGGCGGAGACCTCGTCTGAGGTCCGCGTACCACATCAGtgtttatgaatattatcaCATGGAATGTTAGGGGCCTGGGGAGACCGGCAAAAATATTCCTGGTTAAGGATTTTCTCTGTCTCCACCATGCGGATGTGTGCTGCTTGCAGGAGTCCAAACTCGATTCGGTTTCGCAAGCTGTGTGGAGGGAGATTGGGGTTCTAGGTTGGATCAATTCGCGGTCGCCCCGGCTGATGGGACGTCGGGAGGGATGATTGTCGGGTGGAATAGCGCTAATATCGTAGGGAAAATTGAACAGGTAGGGGTTTTTAGCATAACACTGGAGTTTCGCGACAAGAGAGACAACTTCTGCTGGAGATGCACTTCATTTTACGGTCCTATTGCGAGAGACCTTAAAATTGGGTTCTGGGAGGAGTTAAGGAGTTGTAGTGGTGATCCCCTAATTCCCTGGGTACTATGTGGTGACTTCAATGCCATTTTCTCCATTGAGGATAAACCGTTTGGTGTCCTAAACCTGCGGGATCTTCATTCTGCTAATCGTTTTCTTCAGGACGTCCATCTTTGTGAACCAACGGCGGTTGGGAGGAGATATTCTTGGACCAACGGGCAGGTGTACCCTACTTGGGTGAAATTGGACAGATTTTTTGTGAACGTCGCCTGGTCTGAGCGCTTCCCATGTACGGTCCAAAAATAGTCTACCCTAGGCTAGGATCGGATCATGTTCCCCATTCGGCTCGAGAGTGGGGGAGCAACGCTCTATTCCAAGAAAATTTAGGTTCGAGCTAGTGTGGTTTACGACGGAGGGTTTTATGAACCTTGTGCAGCAATGGTGGATGGAGATGACTCCTGAAGGCTGTGGTGCTTTTGTGGTTTCCAAGAAACTTGCTGGTCTCAGGGAGCGGCTAAGGAGATGGGCCAAAGTTTGTTTTGGGTCTATCAAGTTAAAGAAGCTTAATCTTCTACATGAGGTGGAGAAGTTAGATGTCCTTAAGGAGGCTAAGAAATTGTTACCGGGTGAGCTTGCTCAGGAGCTCCACCTTTTGAAATCGTTAGATGATATTCGCAAGCAAGAGGAAATTTACTGGCTGCAAATGTCGAGGCTTCAGTGGGTGCAGGAAGGTGACGGGAACACTAAATTTTTCCACTCGATGGCGAATGGGAGGAAATGTCGGAACCTTATCCCGGGTTTCTTTCATAAGGGTAGGCTCATCTCGGACCCAAAAGAGGTGGGAAGGATGTTTGTTAATCGGTTTCAACAACAATTTGGAAGCAAGCGAACGTGGAGACTCAAGGTGGACTTCTCTAAGCTCATGACAAACAAGAGACATGTGGATCTGACTGGGCTGGACAGGCCTTTTACAATGATTGAGGTTAAGGAAGCGGTCTCAGTCTAGGGGGGATAAAGCCCCTGGACCGGATGGATTTTCGATCCACTTCTTCAACAATTTCTGGGAGACGGTCAAGGATGACATTTTCAAGCTCTGTGAGGATTTCTATTTTGGAAGAGCTAATTTAGAAAGAATTAACTGGGCGAACATTGTGCTCATCCCCAAGGTGGTGTCACCAGAATCCCCGGGAGACTACAGACCCATCAGTCTTATCAATTCATCTCtcaaaattatttccaaaattctgCATTTCTGAAGGGGAGATGCATTCTGGACAACGTGGCGATGGCTGAGGAGCTGATTTTTAGCATGAATAAAAGAAGACTTCCGGGGTACATCTTGAAAGTGGATTTCGCGAAGGCATTTGACATGGTGGACTGAGAATTCTTATTGGACCTGCTCAAAGCAAGGGGCTTTGGTATCAAGTGGATGGGATGGATTGAGAGCATTCTTTCCTCTACTAAAGCTAATGTGCTAGTTAAGGGGGCTCCGAATGGTTATATCCGTTACCGTCGGGGTCTGCTGCAAGGGGATCCATTATCACCATTGCTTTTCATCTTGGTTACTGATGTACTTAGCACAATTTTTGAACATGCCCTAGCATCAAGGGTTTTGGTGGGGGTACCGCTGGGGAATTTTCACAATAAGTGCAACCTTCATTATGCAGACGATCTCTTGATTTTCACTTCAGGTGGTTTGGAGGATCTCAGAATCATCAAGCTAATTTTATTCCTGTTCGAAGGTATGTCCGGCCTTCAGGTGAACTTATCTAAGACGTGTCTTTGCTCGGTAAGGAAAGGGGTGCACCCAGAGGAGGCAGCTGCGGGGACTTTGAATTGTAATTTAGGGTTGTTACTGGTTACATACTTGGGCATTCCAATCTCGAGAGGGAGGCCCCGTAAGCAGGATTGGGAAGGCCTAATTGCTAAAGTGCGAAAGCGCTTAACTTTTTGGAAGAGTAGACATCTTTCCATTGGTGGGTGTATTACCTTGCTAAACTCTGTGTTGTCGGCGATTCCAACTTATTGGATGTCTATCTTCCGTCTGCCAACGTGGGTGATTAAAGCTATTGACCGGATAAGAAGGGATTTATTATGGTCGGGGCCAGACATCGATAAACCCGGGTGTAGGTTAGTAAACTGGAAAGCGCTGTGCCGGGCCAAGGAGCAAGGTGGCTGGGGGATTCTTGATCTTCATCACTTCAATCTGGCTCTGCtggggaagtggtggtggaagttagCCAATGACGGTAATTGGGGAGGAGCTGAGGTGATCCAGTTTAATTACGGTAGCAGTTGCGGGGATCTGTTCACTAAAAGGAAGGGAAGGATGTCGTTCTTCTGGCGTGGGGTCCTGAGCGTGTACCCGGTCTTACGGTGTTGTGTCCTAAGTGAAGTTAATTCTGGTGTGGACACTTTCTTCTGGAAAGATAGATGGCTCAACGGCAGAGCACCCATGTATGAATGGCATGATCAGTACAGAGGTTGTGGACAGCAAGACGCTTCTTTCAAGGATTTGGCACACTTGCTTGAGGGGCATCCTTTCTGTGAGGATGCAGATTTAGTTCAAATCAGAGATAGGTGGCGAAATAGTGGAAACGatgtgaaggaaaaaaaaagatgggcTCTTAATGGCAATGGGGCTTTTTCCGTAAAGTCACTTTATAACTTCCTTAATGATGGGGGTGTGAGGTGTGAAATTGCaaaattcttttggaaaagTAAATGTCCAAAgaagattaatatttttaactgGTTGGTCTggaaaaataagattttgaCAATGGAAAACATGGAAATAAGACGATGTAACAAACTCCCGACAGCAACTTGTGTCATGTGCCATGCGGATACAGAATCTGTGGATCATCTGTTCCTTCAGTGTCCTGTTGCCAGGGAAGTGTGGGGCTACTTTTGCAGGCTGCTGGGCGTCCCGGAACCTCCGAGTTCAATGATTGGGGTGTGGCAGGAGTGGAGGGGGTTTGTGAGGCCCAACAGTAGGGTAGCAGTGGACTTAGTGGTCAAGGCGTTAGTATGGAATATTTGGATTGCACGCAACGATAGAATTTTCAATGATAAAATTTTGCCTGCTATTTGAATTCTGTTATGTATTAATCGTATGCTCCTGTCGTGGTTCGATGCTCTTGCAGATGAAGCTAAGGCGAAACTAGAAGATACCATGGCTACCGTCAGACGAAGCCTTAAGTTCCTTGAGCCAAGGAGCCAGAGGGACAGGGGGATAGTACGGCCGAGAAGGCACTAGATCGGAGCACGGAGTAGTCCTTTTGTCTTTCAGTTTGGGAGAATGATCCTTCATCCTCGTGGGGTGTATGTTTTGTTTCTCTTGTATCACTTCTTGTGGTAAGAGAAGATTTTGTTCACCAGGTTTTCTGGTTGGTGCTATGTACGTTGTTTcattaattgaagtggtttatccaccttttcaaaaatcaaacgATGGTCAAtgattttgctttcttttgtctaattaattaaaattttaaaaattaaactcatTGATTTCGTTATATATATGCACTAATATTTCTTCTTGTAATTTCAAGTCTTTCacttgattattatatataaataattaaacacttTGGCAACAATGTATTACGGATCTTCCATAGTTCCATTTGATTGATTTAACAAAAGTAGTGtttgaatagaaaataaatgtgaattaatattaaaaacaaatttatcttAATCATGATTAGAGCTTTCTTGATTCAAACAAGGCTTTAAATAtgcattaaattaaatttaaaattttatcaagttttaatcGAGATTGATGAGAGACTTAGTCCTCTTCTTCCGGTCCAAGCACAACTGGGTACTATGACTTCACAAGCCCAAAAAGTTCTGGGCTTGAGAAGACAATGTTCAAAGCCGGCCCATTTAAATCCTGCGCTGATCATTCACCTAGCTGGATTTCTAATCTATGAGGATGCGTATCCTAAGTACGTTCATAGAATTCTAATCTATGAACGTTGATAGAGACCGTAGATTTCAATTCAACAGTTATACACTATATAATTAACAATATCACTTTGTTTATGGACCCTACTAAAGCATTAATTAGTATTCACTGTAACAACTTAATTGTTAATGTACTCGACTACGGACGTTCTACGAACATCCGTAGTTGATGTATTATACatcaattatttattgattatatttttttattgtaatttacTTATTTAGCTTTTACCTGTTtgattcaatcaaaataaatataatttttttacaacttatatctgttttctttttgtgttgtAGTTTGCCAAGCTCAATTTTTAATGAACTGTCTTGCTGTATTTATTCCCTCATGTTGAGATCTATACTGTACTGCGAATCttgaaaattctttaaaaaaaattttcttttttttacaactcaattatgaacatataaataagaTGTAATTACATGTCtatgtaattgtgtactttctgtttttttagccattacaatatttttaagaacaattaagtccttatatttagTCGAATTAGGTCATTTCAGTCCGCTATGTAGATAgtcaaatataaattacaaagaCTTAATTATACCCAAAAATATTATCgattcaattcaattaaatatgagaacttaattgtatcttaaaatattaaaaagattaaaaaaatacacaattataaggACCTGTAtgataattaaacttataaataataaaccataaatcaaTGACCCGAAATACCGTTAGAGGTTCTTATCGCAAGGACAACCATAATATCAATGAGAATGAGCATGAGTTATTGTTCACAGTAGAAAGATAACAAAGTGAAaattttgaggaaaaaaaaatcaaataagtgATTTAGACAAATATCTGTTTATATTAACAGCAGCATAATGACAAGTTTAGATTGACACTGTTACGTCCTTCcaaattaattgaattgataAGTGAACCACTCCCTACACCAACTTAGTATCTTATCCAATAAACATCACATTGGCTGATCAATCTAACCATCTCTACTTCTcttaattactattattattattattattagagaaaattactgtttaccccttgataatttcaaaactttccaaacagcccctgtgagttttgcatacctcagacaacccttcctttattgtttcacttcttttttACCCCtacattatgaaattccatcatacatttttttcatacatttttttcattcttttttcatacattttttcatacatttttttcattttttttttgcattcatttttacatgtactcatttcttaaacagagagctcatttcttaaacagagagttcatttcttaaacagaaacctcatttttttaaaagaaacctcatttcttaaacaaaaaactcatttcttaaacagaaaactcatttgttaaacagaaacctcattttttttaacataaaactcatttttttaaacaaaaacattaatatttaaacagaaaaacaaatatttatgtgataaattaatcctgcatataaaaaccaattaatcttggccactcgtacatatttaaatagaaacaacgatatttaagcacttttttaaacgtaaacgcaatatattaaacagaaacatcgatagttaaacaaagacaaacaagcatataaacagagaactcatttcttaaaacgggagagcttatttttttaaacagagacctcatttttaaacgtaaaccttattgagtagggacattgagtatctcatcgtcgccgatctcgcgcgaacgctgAGTGCCGAGCTCCGGATCCGCGAGCGATCTCGGCTGccctgctcgtgtggggtcttaaaggagaaatctttgctCGACTTTTGGCGATCCGgctggcgacgttcctcggcggtcggagtggtgagggtCTTCGTGGCGACGCTCGGATAAGAAGTGCCGAACTTGAACGAATCATTCTCgactgcggagaccgcaacatggatagcaatagggttagggttagggatcattcgggtttcgatccatggtgcctaagtcggtgacgggaacggagggaggaagcggcgctgATGAGGGTTcaatctcgccgtcttcgtcttcgtcttcatcatcTTCCCTGTCGttgacctcatctctttcatcttcttcgtcgtcgacctcggggaagaccgcacgCTCCTCGTCATcaagcgaaggcatcgaaaggttgcgaCCTTTTTTTCTCTGGCAAGATCGAGATCTAGATCGAGGTGGAGATCAAAATTCTAGGGttcgaaatcccatttttcatgcaacgtgactgtgattgtgagccgcatgctttgtctcatTGGCCCAGCCCAActgcaataaagagattttggggtgataaatacatcccaagaaactcatttcttaaacatagacctcatttctttaaacaaaaacctcatttcttaaacagaaaattcatttattaaacagagacctcatttttttaaacagaaacctcatttcttaaacagaaaacttattttttttaaaaaaaaaactcatttcttaaacagaaaactcatttttttaaacaaaaaactcatttttttaaatagaaaactcattttttaaacaggaaactcattttttaaacagaacctcatatctcatattttaaatagaagcctcatttttaaatagaaactcattgcacccaagggcattatagtcaaaccctgtcacatttgccacaacttcccacgcgagggacaatttcgtccaaaaaattccaaattaactctatcaatcactgttaaatgtttggggggtttaaaaaatcattgtattgaaaaagaaagggtTTTTATGGATAACCAAATTTAAGGAGAGaatctgtgcatattgcaaattttgagggtgtttttagcaatttacacttattattattattattattattattattattattattatatgactttcttttcataatcaCAACAAACTTGTACATCAATCAAATGTGCTCATTGAATTATTGGCCGCTTTTttccttactttttttttttttggttaaataaccaattagagtttttttaatttttattttaatatatacctAATATACTCCAGTAAAAAccaaatttgttttaatattctTAAGAAAATATAACTGATtatgcaagcaattttctcATAATTGAACCGCCCTTTATAAGAATTAAGCTCAAAACTGTAAAtattacatgtatttttttttacttctttcaCTGAAAACTTGAGcaacaattt
The DNA window shown above is from Dioscorea cayenensis subsp. rotundata cultivar TDr96_F1 chromosome 12, TDr96_F1_v2_PseudoChromosome.rev07_lg8_w22 25.fasta, whole genome shotgun sequence and carries:
- the LOC120273262 gene encoding uncharacterized protein LOC120273262, whose translation is MEMTPEGCGAFVVSKKLAGLRERLRRWAKVCFGSIKLKKLNLLHEVEKLDVLKEAKKLLPGELAQELHLLKSLDDIRKQEEIYWLQMSRLQWVQEGDGNTKFFHSMANGRKCRNLIPGFFHKGRLISDPKEVGRMFVNRFQQQFGSKRTWRLKVDFSKLMTNKRHVDLTGLDRPFTMIEVKEAVSV